The DNA region GCACAGGATCGATTTCTGTCTTCAACACTCCTGATAAATTTGTTTCCAAGTAAATTAGCAAGGAAAGAAGCGGCCTCTAGtacttgaaaaagaaagaaacaaaatggGAAACTGAAAGCTAGGCATGTAGTAGTTACCTTCAACACCCTGTAACGCCTTTTTAACTTTCCTCTTGCAACCGTCGCAGCAGTTGACAGAAACTCTCAGTTCAATCTTCTGGAACAAAGGATCAATGCAACTTTAAGTTTTAGACGAAGAAAAACTAAGAGAATGGAGAAACTAAGAGTAGTAGTAGTCAGGAAACGGTACCTTTAAGTCGGCCTCTTTTGCCATGCTTCTCAGTAGCTTAATTACAAAATCCGAAGGGCGGCTGCAAGCAGAAGAGCCCAAGAGAGAGAGGAAACTGTAAAACAAAAAGCTCTCTTTGCAACTACTTGGTGCACCTTTCCAAGGTATTTATATGGGCAGAAATCTTTAAACGTAGGGTCAATACATAGTGGAGTTCGTTTAATAGCCTTTgctttttgtatattaaatgtTGTTCCAGCCCAAAAAGCATTTTGGGACAGCTTTCTCTGCAAGCAAAAAAATGCAACCTCACTCTCCTTTGAATGTTCACAAATGCTCTTTTATGTACCTTTAGGTACATCAAGCATTTTAACACTTGGTTGCTCTTTACCAGAAACTTGATATTGCTCTGAGAATCAGCAAGAAAATGACTGTCAATTTCAGCATATGCATCTGTACCAGTCTTTCGCCCTATAccaatataataaacatatccCATTTCAGAAAGAATTTTATATAGCGTTTGATCTTGATTTCAAACATATAGAGTCACTTACTGAGGTAAAGTTGCAGGTTCTACCTGTCTATCTTTCTTTAAAGTGCTGataatttatgtttgatttgataAACAAGAAGGCAAAACTAATGAAGGGTATCCTGTGTACGACTGTTGGCTTAGTAATGACAACAAGGACCCCATAATCAGtattaattaaacattaaatcAATCATAACCACTGGCTGTATGTTTAATAAACTCTTTGCCTTGACAGATATTTGTGTTGGGAAGCCATCAGAGCCATCCACCTGGATTCATTGCCATATAAAATTTTCCTgtagaaaacaaaagaaatgcaGCAGTACAAGTTCAGTTGTATTTGAACCCCAAACAGTgaataaacaaatgaaaagaaTTTGAAGCTAACCCAGCAATTGTTCGATTTGTTTATCCCGGGTAGGCCTTATGTGCTTTTGTTGAGACAAGAAACCTCTCCTTTCAAAAGATACTGCACTTTTTCAACTCAAGTCTCTTGTTTATTTGGGAGACACCTAGGTTTTACTTGAATATTCTgctataaaattttgtttgccAAGCCCAATTTTTGCTTCTTGTGAATTCGACCTCAGTTCTTTCTCTTTGCAAAACTCAATCTCTACCATACACCAGCAATGGCCAGTAATATGATATTCAACTGTGTTGTATCAGTatcaaaaactaacaatttttaattgtatgttttaattttattttcttttagactgtatatttaataaaaatgaaccaCTGATTCCTTGCTTTGTTATCAGGCTTCTTCCATAATGCATCAGGCATATTTTAGAAAGCTTAATTAACAGCCAGTGCATGTGCAAACATTCTTGATTCTATTATTATTAgggtaatataattatcattaaacaactttaaatacaaaaagacATACAGATAGTGCTACTATCTCTGAATATTATAACTTCATACAGATGTCTCTGCAATATCTCGGAGATATACATGAAGAATGAAGCTAGCAAATTGCTTATATATTCTGAACATATGGCCACACAATTAGAATGGAGAATGTTGGGATTTTTATAGCCCTCAATTGGCTTTTGATAAATAACCACAGAAGATCTTGCAGAAATGGCGGTTGATGATTAAGTGGTTGTCAAGAAGGATAACAACACCCAAAAGCTCATATCAGGCCAAACAAAGAGAGGCCATTCATCCCATCCATCCTCATCCTACTCAGGCACTTACCATTCACTTCTCATAATTTCTTCCCActgtatatatacacacttatgtaACAATTTTGGTTCAATAATCCGGTTTACTGTCGAAATATTATCCACTTCGAATATACAATTTATTATGgttttgtaattttagatatacaatttatcatagttttgtttttttgactTTATAACCCAAAACACATTGatagtttagaaatttataaactatttaaccaatcacaTGTTAATAGGTTTAAGTGATGTAAACTTTTTAACCTGTCAAGGTTACTTTTTAGATTGCAAAGCGAGATGTTACAACTTGTTTGATAAATGAACAATAGCCTCTCATGAGATTTTTACACGGTTGGGGAATTAAGTAGCCATATATAAGTTCATCTTCTAACAAGTCACCTCATAAGTTGGACTTACTGATGATTAGACTTTTCGAAAGGatctaaattaaaagaaatggaTATTCTATATGCGAACGCTGGAAAATGGCTTTCgtttttttaactctttagGAATTACATAAAAACGTATAAGTAACAAGATAATAGTCAAACTGTAAACAGTTATGTTAATTACAATCGACTAAATGAAGGTTAACGTAGAATTTCTGAAGAAGGTAAAGagtaaattttctaatatttgcGAAGGAAATTGTATCCACAGACTGAAATGGGAGTAAGGTTGGCCCACTAGAGCCAAACAATGGTTAACAGATGGAGTCATACGGCGAAAATTGAAATAGTTAGAGAGATTTAGAGACACCAACACTAGCCACAAACTACAACCATACGTTGAGTGAGAGGCTATCCAAAATCTCATCCTCTCTTTCGCATCCACCACTTCACTGCTACCCACTTCATTACTTGATCACATTATAACCTTTTCAGCATTTTCTCGAGTCTGTCTTTCCTAATACGACTCCTTGCTAGCTACTTTGAACTTTGTTCCTCCCATAATCAACATGGCTTCGGCTACTTTCTCTGTAGCCAAACCATCACTTCAGGTTCACTTCACTTGTTCCCTTTTTTGCTGTTTGATCAGTTTTACGTTTTACTTATGTGGGATGATGATGTTTaagtgaatatattttttatatgtgttGCAGGCTAATGGAAAGGGATTTACAGATTTCTCTGGTCTGCGCAACTCAGCAAGCCTTCCCTTTTCCAGGAAAACCTCTGAGGATTTCCTTTCAGTCATTGCTTTCCAGACCTCTGCGGTGAGTGTACTTGTTTTCTACTCTTTACTCTTTTTTCAGGTTTTCTCCCATTTCATGTATCAACTGAAAACTATAAACTGAAAGACTAAATATTTTCCCACTTCATGTCTCAGCTGAAAACTATAAACTGAAAGActaaatattttagttaagttAAAAAGTGTTATGGCATCACTTATGTTACTGTTTGCACTATTATAACACAAGATAGCGAGAGCAAACATCAAATGATGGCCACTATATCCCTGAATCGAATATCAATTAGGGTCTATACTAGCTGAATCTCTCCAGGATTAAGCATATGCTGCCAATATCTGCACTGGCATCATTCTTATGTCGCTAGTcctttaatcataattttgattGGATAACTTGGAATAAACATTGGAACATTGAATTCTGTCTAGACAAATTTCTGTTTCTAATACAAAAATTCATCACATGGTGTTACATGTGAACAATGGTCAATGTGTTAATGTTCTATTGTTGTACTCGTTATCCATCATAAAAGAGAAAGTGTGTATTCTCAAGTTGATAAAGTTATTCATGTATGTAAAGTgtttcaaattcagaaatatgtTATGGACATCTGTCTTGCTATAAGTGTCTGAATTCTGTTTTCTTATGTGGGATTTGGGGCATTTACGCACCATGCCTTGTAATATTCTGCAGGTGGGAAACAGTGGATACAGGAAAGGTGCAGCTGAGGCAAAGCTAAAGGTGGCCATAAACGGGTTTGGTAGAATTGGCAGAAACTTCTTGAGGTGCTGGCACGGACGCAAGGACTCCCCCTTGGATGTCATTGCCATCAATGACACCGGAGGTGTCAAGCAAGCTTCCCACCTTCTGAAGTACGATTCCACTCTTGGCATCTTTGAAGCTGATGTCAAACCTGTCGGTGATAATGCTATTTCCGTAGACGGCAAGGTCATCAAGGTTGTCACTAATCGCAACCCTGCCAATCTCCCCTGGGGGTAAGTTAGTTTATTCTTTCCTGCTTTCACTTATTAAgcttcaaattcatttaataatGGTTTTGATTTTCTCATTGAAATGATGATTGTGATTTAGGGAGTTGGGCATCGACCTTGTTATCGAAGGAACTGGAGTGTTTGTAGACAGGGATGGTGCAGGTAAGCACATTCAGGCAGGTGCCAAGAAGGTGCTCATCACTGCCCCTGGCAAGGGTGACATTCCAACCTATGTCATTGGAGTGAATGCCGATGCTTACAACCCAGATGAGCCCATTATCAGCAATGCTTCTTGCACAACTAACTGCCTTGCCCCCTTTGTCAAGGTCCTTGACCAGAAGTTTGGTATATTACTTTGACGCTACTTTATTTACTACTTTTACTTCTTCTTGGCCCATTTGATTGAATTGAGTACCTCAAAATTAGCTGAAAATGGAAAGAATGGTATATTGGTTGTAAGAGGCAACAAGTTTAACCGGATTATTTTTGTGTTGAGATATAATTTAACAGGACAAAATTTGTAGGTATTATCAAGGGAACCATGACTACCACACATTCATATACTGGTGACCAGAGGCTGCTTGATGCTAGCCACCGTGACCTCAGACGTGCAAGAGCAGCTGCTCTTAACATTGTCCCAACTTCAACTGGTGCAGCAAAGGCTGTGGCCCTTGTCCTCCCATCTCTCAAAGGCAAACTTAATGGCATTGCCCTGCGTGTGCCAACCCCAAATGTCTCAGTTGTTGATCTAGTGGTCCAGGTCTCCAAGAAAACCTTTGCAGAAGAGGTGAATGCTGCCTTTAGAGAAAGTGCCGACAAGGAGCTAGAGGGTATCCTTTCTGTCTGCGATGAGCCCCTTGTTTCAGTTGACTTTAGGTGCTCTGATGTATCCTCAACTGTTGATTCATCACTCACCCTAGTCATGGGAGATGACATGGTTAAGGTAATTGCCTGGTATGATAATGAATGGGGTTACTCCCAAAGGGTTGTGGATTTGGCTGATATAGTTGCCAACAAGTGGAAATAATGAGACCGGGTTGAGGTGCAATTTGCaatgttgtttttcatttttggttgCCTCATTCCTTGTCCTGCTGTAGAAGTTGTATTTTGGTCAAGaatgtataattatatcatGGAACCATATTTCTTTTGTCATTGTGCAATAAAATTCTTACTCCCACATTGATGAATAACAATCCCCGAGCTAGACGTTTATTATTTTCTAGGAAAGAGTCGCCTTTCTTGcatcatttttgtttcttgttcCTGATTTGAAAAGCTTTTGACGATATAAAGGTTTTATTTGGTAAGGGGTGGCAAAACTCAAATTCTATAGCTGCCCTGTATCATAAAGAGCTCGAGTGCAATGAAAGTTATGTTTGTATCATTATTTCAGGCACCATTGTACACATTGTTGAAGTTCATGTCAAAGTTCTTATGTCCTTTGATTGAATGAGAAGATGTTTAG from Mangifera indica cultivar Alphonso chromosome 8, CATAS_Mindica_2.1, whole genome shotgun sequence includes:
- the LOC123224567 gene encoding glyceraldehyde-3-phosphate dehydrogenase A, chloroplastic-like, with the translated sequence MASATFSVAKPSLQANGKGFTDFSGLRNSASLPFSRKTSEDFLSVIAFQTSAVGNSGYRKGAAEAKLKVAINGFGRIGRNFLRCWHGRKDSPLDVIAINDTGGVKQASHLLKYDSTLGIFEADVKPVGDNAISVDGKVIKVVTNRNPANLPWGELGIDLVIEGTGVFVDRDGAGKHIQAGAKKVLITAPGKGDIPTYVIGVNADAYNPDEPIISNASCTTNCLAPFVKVLDQKFGIIKGTMTTTHSYTGDQRLLDASHRDLRRARAAALNIVPTSTGAAKAVALVLPSLKGKLNGIALRVPTPNVSVVDLVVQVSKKTFAEEVNAAFRESADKELEGILSVCDEPLVSVDFRCSDVSSTVDSSLTLVMGDDMVKVIAWYDNEWGYSQRVVDLADIVANKWK